The sequence CCATGGGTTGGGTCTGGGTATAAAGAAACctggcccgaacccgacccgttgccattcctatcAGTGGGGGCCTTAGTGGAATTAGCTTTATGGACCATATTCTCATAGCCAAATCCTAACGGGCCAGACCCTACTTAGGGGCAAGCCTTTCCTATTACCCCCACCACAACTCTCATTTGTCAACTtggttgtattttgtttttgaaaacaatttgaaagaacttttgataaggaaaattgaaaaattgataaGAGTTCTAGGTTTGGTCAATGAGGGCATGAAGGAGCGTATGCATGACATGTTGCAACATTTTGGAAAGTATGTTTGATTCACATATTCATACATGTGGTATTCACACATCTTGTTGTTTATATACTTGCCTCACACCAGGAGACCCATGGACGAGTGATATTCACACGTCGCATGAGTAGGCCTCCAAGCTAGCCAAAATGCTACAAAAGGGCATGAATTGGTACAAATAATTAGGTCTTGTCGCATGTTAATTTACAAGCGGGTATTCACATTGCCTATTTTGGGTTGGTTAATCTTACCATTATGAATTCCTCCATAAGTGATATTCAAGTGGCTTATGGATGGTTCACTTGTTTAGATTGTACTAATTCAGTAACAACATGATATATGACATATATAATCATGCATATACAAAAGGAAAGATAAATATATAAGAGCGCACCGTTAGTTAGAGTCCTCAAAAACTCGTTGCTTTGGCAGCTGTTCTCTCCTTGGGTCTGAACCAAGGTTTCCCTAACCTGAGCTTTACTCGAGGTTCCTCAATCTCACTAAGTTTGGTTCTCAAGTTTCCTTTTAAAGTTGTACAGCATTTCCCATCTACTCTGACTCCTTCAACCATCATATTTTCCATCAAACCCATCCTAAACCGATTCCTTCAACCAACATAGTTTTGACAAAACCCATCCTAATTGACCCACCTCGTTGTGGTCCAAGGGTCCTGCCCCTAACCACTTAGTGCAAATCCAAATGGACAAACAAAATAAGTTGGTAGAAGTGTTTACTGTGGATACCAGCAAACTCAGGTGCTCAGGCAAATCTTTAAAATCGAAAGCAAGTAAGAAGGCAATTGATGATCTATGCAATACAGGCCTGGTGGGTAAACTTTTGGCGgataaaatcatcaacaaaatcGTAATCAAGGCCATCATCTTAAAAGCTTGGAGAACAACAAAAGGGATTCAGATTGTTGATCTAAGGGAGAATGtgttttttgttcaaatttgccTATGAAGGGGATAAAAAACGCATCTTAGAACTGGGGCCTTGGAATATTGAAGGATTCCCACTAATTTTGAAATAGTGGCAAAATAATTTAGCTATTGAAGATATGGATTTCTCTAGTATTCCACTCTGGATCCAAGTTCATGATCTCCCCATTGAGTATATGTCAAAGGAAAATGCAGAAGAGATTAGGGCTCTTGTGGGTGAGGTTCTAAATGTTAATCTGATGGGAGATGGGAAGATATGCATGAGCAAGTTCCTAAGGGTGAAGGTGGAgataaaagtagaaaatcctCTCTAGAGTGGTTTTTTTCTAGATAGAAAGCCTCAATCAGACTTATGGATTCAATTTAAATATGACAGAATAGTTGAGTTTTGTTTTCAATGTGGCAGGCTAGAGCACTTAAAAGCTAAATGTACATGGTGGAATTCTTCTGATGAAAAATTAATGTGCAAAGAACCATCTGGATTTGGTCCATGGATGAAAGTAGAACTAATCAATAAAAGAACAACCAGATGGGTTGAATTTATTGCAAAAGCTGCTCAAACATCAGATGAGGATGGAAAAGGGCAGAGTAAGGACATGGGTCAGAGAGACGAGGTGCGTAATCTTCATGCATTGGGTGATTCAGAGAATGAGAATGAGTGTGATTCCAGTGAGACCCAGGTAAGTGTCTCGAGGAAAACTCTGTCAAATTTTGAAGAATTGGCTGCTCATGTCATGTCAAAACAAACCGATATTGGAAACTTAGCCAATATCCCCATCCAATCCCAACCAGATATCCAACTAAgtcttaaaaatcaaaagactTTTAACCAACTCTTAAACCTAACAGCCCTCAACTCCATAACCCTTATGGAAACATCTAGATCCCTCACAACCAAATCTCTAGAACATCACACCACATCTCCACTAAATATACCCACCACAAATAACACCTCCAAACACACATCAGTAGCACAAGACCATATCCTCATTCCTTTGACTAACCTAAACCTTGCAGACCCACCCCACTTAATTAGGTTTGATTGCTCAGACCCATCAAAGTTAATGACCAAGGCAATGCAACAAGCCATTATCAGCCCATCTAAAGCCCAATATGTGGTAAGTATTGGAGCAAAGAGGAAgttggaggaggaggagagccCAACCCATTGTAGAGCCCTCAAACTAACCAAGGTGGGCTTTGGTTTACTTAAACTGGAATTGCAACTCATTTGTCTAAGCTCACTGAAGTTGCAACAAgataagaagagaaaataaaatttttggccAGAGAGAAAGCTAAACATCCTCCATGTTTGCCAATAAAAGAGGTAACCCATGTGAACTCTAGAAATTTGATTAATGTTGAGTCCCTTACATCCAAAAAGGCTAAGGAGGCGGGCCTTATTATGCCCCCACCTCAACCATGATTACCTTATCTTGGAATTGCCAGGACTTGGCTTGGGTTTCGGCAAAAAGAACTCTTAAAGCCTTAATAAGGGATATTGGTCTGGATATAGTATTTTTATCCGAAACTAAAATTCCCATAAATAGAAGTAGAAAATTGCTGGAGTCGTTGGGATTTTATAAAATTGAGTATGTTGATCCAAAGGGTAAAAAAGGAGGTCTTATTGTCTGTTGGAAAATAGGGGTGGATTTGGAAGTCACATATAAATGCAGTAATATGATAAATGTTCTAATTTTCTCTAATCCTATTAATGAGCCTTGGTTATGTCTTTTATGTATGGCCCTCTAAAGTGTAGTGATAGAGGCCTTTTTTGGGAAGCAGTAGAGAAGGTGAGAGAAGCCTTTAGTAAAGGGTGGCTTTGCATTAGGGACTAACCATGTTTTTTCACAGGCAAATAAGAAAGGTGGGAAACCGGTGGCTAATCCATCCAACGGAGGTCCTAATGAAGTGATAGATAAAAGTGGACTCATCAATCTCCAATTTTCTAGCAACCCTTTCACTTGGTCTAATAGGAGGGAGGGCCTAGCGAATATAAAAGAAAGGCTTGACAGAGCCTTTGCAAATGATAGATGAAGGCTTATCTTTCCTAGAGCTGCTGTTCACAATTTACCAGCTGCATCATCATACCACTCACCAATTTTACTCTTTACGGAAGGGGAACAACGTTGTAATAAAAGACCTTTCAAATTCAAAGAGGCGTGGACTAGGGATGAATCAAGCCATTTTGTTGTAGAGAAGGCTTGGATGAGAGGAACCCTGATGTTCAAAGTTTGTAagaaacttaaagaaataaagaatgaattCAAAATATGGAACGATGAGTACTTGGGAACATTCAATCCAATATCAAAGAATGTTGGAAGTAGCTAGAAAAAATCCAAAGGGAAGATCCAACATAGGAGAATCTGAGTAAAGAGGCAAGCATTTATTTAAATCTCTATGAATGGTTTCAAAGGGAGGAAACATTATGGAGACAAAAATCCAGAAATATAAAGCTGGCAGCAACAGATTTGAATACTAAATTCTTTCACCTTTCAACGATAATAAGAAGGAGGAGGAATGCCATAGACTTCCTTAAGAATTAACAAGGCATTTGGGTGTCGAGTAGAGAGGAAATTGGTAAATGTTTTGAGGAgttctttattaatttattttcctcttcTAGCCCTTCTATCCCTGATACTCTTGATGATCTCATTTCACCAATTTTGTCTGAAGAAGATCTAGCTATGCTTTCATAGATGCCTATGGCAGAAGAGATTAAAGAAGTGCTATTCAGTTTTGGTTCAAACAAGGGGCTAGGCCCAGATAGCATATCAGCCCACTTTTACAAGTTCTACTGGAATATCTTTGGAGGTGATATAATTGAAGCaatcacaagttttttttaCAAGGGGTCATATGTTAAGGGAAATAACTCATTCTTTTATTGTCCTCATTCCCAAAGGTAGTAATGTAGCATCTATGTCACAATATAGGCCAATAAACTTGTGTAATGTCTTGTACAAAATTATCTCCAAGTTGCTGGCCAACATATTGAAGAAAGTTCTCCCAAAATTGATTTCCCCTTGGTAAACAGCCTTTGTCCTGGTCCacaaaattcaagaaaacaCCTTTCTAGCTCAAGGGGTGGATGGGTTTAAAGATAGATATGGAGAAAGCCTATGATAGGCTAGAATGGAACTTTCTATTGAATGTGCTCAAATTCTTTGGATTCCCTAGCATGTGGATTCAATGGGTCATGTAGTGTGTGACCACTCCTTCATTTTTCATCCTAATAAATGGTAGTCCTTATGGTTTTTTTAGACCAGAAAGAGGAATTCGCCAAGGAAATCccctttccctttttctctttatattaGCAACAGAAGTTCTGGCTAGGCTCATAAACAGAGAAGCAAGTCAACACAAAATCAAGGGATTTAAGCTTGCCCCTGACCTTATGCCAATCACTCATCTCCAATTTGCAAATGATCTGTTTATTTTTGCTTAAGCAGACGATGAAAACATGGAGAGAATTAAGGTAATCCTTGAAACTTACTCTAGCTAGTTTGGACAGAAAGTAAACATTTTGAAGTTTCTGATAATTTTCAGTAAAAACCTTTCTCATGGGGTGAAAAATCACCTAGTTAGGTTAATAGGAATAAAAGCCtcaaatagaaaagaaaaatatttgggcATTCCTATGGCCTCTGGTAAGGATAAAAAGGTAGCATTAAAGGAGATTATAGAAAAAGTAAAGTCAGAGCTTCAAGGATCGAAAATGAAAACTTTACCACAGGCAGGCAGAGCTACCTCTATCACATCAATGGCGAATTCAATCCCTTCATACCAAGTAGCCTCCTTACTCCTACCAAAGCAAGTGTGTTCCAAGTTAGATGCTCTTAAtcaaaaattttggtggggtaaGAAAGATGATAATAAACCGGGATGTTGCCTTAAGAGTTAGGAATCCATTTGCACACCAAAAAGTATGGGAGGTTTGATTATTAAAAAGACAGAAGATATGAATAGAACATTAGTGGCAAAGATGTCCTGAGAAATTGTTAGCAATGTTGATAAAGTGTGGGTGAAagttttccaaaataaatatgtgaaaaacaaaaatttcatgaaGGTCCTTATGCTGAAATCTGCATCATGGTCTTGACAAAGTATATTTGGTTGTAGAGATGTATTGAAAAATGGGCTTTGCCATAGAATTGGAGCTTGAATGCAAATGGGGAATACTCAGTTAAATCGGCTTATGTTGCATTGAGGATCACAAACTCAGCCAACCATCCCAACTTGCAAAACAAAGACCGGAAGAAtctttggaaattgaaacttaatGCCAAGTTCAAAAACCTCCTCTGGAACATGGTTTGGAACATCCTACCTACTTGCTCAATCCTCAATAACAGGTTTGTTCTCTCTTCTGTTAAGTGTTATTTGTGCAACAATGCTGTTGAGTCTATTGAGCATCTTTTTATTCAATGTGATTGGGCTGCCCAAATTTAGCTAATGTCACCTTGGCCAATTAATTTGGATAGATTAAATAACCTCTCAATTTCAAATTGGGTGAAAAGGATTTTGTACCCTGAAGACTTGCTAGgctaaaaagtgaaaaatccaTAAATTTCCAGTTTTTTGCTGCAATTGTATGTGATCACCTATGGATGATTAGAAACAAAGTAAGGGTAGAGGGAGTCAAAAGCAACCCTATGGAGATTGCAAGACAAATATTAAGAGCTTTTGAAGAGCACAAATAAGCAGGGAGAGAACTAATCAAGAAATCATCTAGAGACCCAAATGGTATCCTCCACCTGCAGATTGGATTAAATTGAACTTTGATGTAGCTAGAAGAGAAGGATATAGCTGTGTGGCTATGGTAAGCAAGGACCATGATGGGAATCTTATAAAAGCGTGGACTGAGAAAATTAGTCCAGGAAGTTCTATTCGAGGTGAAGCTGAGGCAGCTTGGTGTGCTATTCGTAGAGCAGCAGCTAAGggatttaacaaaataattatagaaGGAGATGCATGGAATGTGATAGATCCTCTGCAAAAATCAACTGTACGGTGTGAGAGGAAGGGGAGCTACCATACGTCTATACCATATTTCTCacttgttttctctctctactctctagaCATACAAGTCACACTTGAACACCAACccaatatataatatatttatatgggtGAGAGAGTATCATAATGTATTGCTTTTAATGGGCTAAACCAATACTTTAAGAAGTAGAGGTTAGGGACTTTTTCATTGTGTGTTAATCCAAAATGCAAGCCCGTCCCATTAAGTGTCGCGtatgaacaaataaaatatactaATAAAATCCATACTACTAATCATAAGTTGCAATAAAATGGTCCACTATCAACAATGTGGTGATCACTATCTACTATTGGGTCTTACAAATGTTCACACTCCAACTAATCCAAGTTTTATTAAATACACAGAAAATGACCATGCTACCCCATAACACAACAAATGCCAGCATAGTAATTAATCCTGACCATGTCCCAAAAGTGGCATGCTTCATATATCAATGCACTTATAGTCAAATTTGGTCTAAAAACTCACTTTTGTTACTTTAATTAATCTATGAttcataaattatattaatctcAATACTCTACCACTATTCTATTTAAATAGCCAAATAGAGAGATatgtgagaaaatgaaaaaaaaaaaaaaaaaaaaatcttttactttgtctttcaaattgatttttctaattgtaattttttctttgggcTAAGTAAAGAAAGAGGTTTTAATTCATCTAAAGGATCCTAACTGACTGAGGGCCATAGGCTGAGTGACAAAAAAGACTACAAAAAGGGATATTTGAGAATTTTTACTGTTGAAGCATCCAAGTCTTCTATTTTGGGGTTGGTTTGCTACTTTGCAGAGAGAAGCATTCGAGTCTTCTAAAAAATGCATAAAGTTGGGGTGTcttttttttctgagaaaaGGGACTCATCACTTGTCCCTACACAGTCTGCTGGCCGAAAACTCTTGCTTCTGGCTGAAAACATGCATATGAAAGCAAGGTTTTAACGGACGAAATCCGAATTTAGTTGGCAACAAGTTCTATGACTACATATTTGTCAATATGGCCTCGGCAAAATGACCATGATACCTAACCTACCACATTTCCGTGAACTGTTTGCCTATGTCTGtgaataatatattaatattgctGATATTGGTCACATTTTTGGTTTATGAATGTTCACGTTTTGGTTTTGGAATTGGATATGAAAATGAACAAGTGATATATGTTAATCAGAATTCCATAACCAAGTTCCAAAACCAAGTTGCTAGAAGGTAGAATGGATTAACAGCTTGCtcatacaaaaaagaaaaaaaaaaggaacttaaCCAATTAGGCGTCCATTTAGTTAGGTGTTTTGGAGCCTAAAAACGTGTTTTTAAAACCCATAACTTCATTTTGCAACAGAAactctttataattttttattacaatcatatattttaaacccaaaatatcATTTTGCAACAGTTaagccaaacgcacactaaaatTCAATACAAAGAAAAcacccaaaagaagaaaaaaattagggaGACTATATAGAAAGAATTTAACAAGTATACCTCATTCAATCATATGCCTTAGTCCTAACTCCTAAACACAAAGATGGTTCATTCCTCATTGGGGTTATTAGAGTAGAGTCCCAACACATCATGTCACCTTCAATTCAACCAGGACCGTTGGAGTGTTGCACTCGCAATATAGTATAGTCTTTGTGTCTCCCGCCTATTCTCTCCCTCGTTAGTCCTTGCTTCAAGATATGGGAAGCCAATCAGAAAACTCCAGAAACCCCATGAGAAAAAGAGTGACACCGactttaccatttttattttattttttatgtatctaaCAACCTTTTGGTAAGCCATCTCTATAACCGACATTTCCTTCCAACAGTCTCTCTTTTCTTATATACAAACATTAGCCAGTAGCCATCCCCACTTTGATACTGGAAATTTCAGGGTACTGAATTTAACAACAATACTAGAAGCTTGAGACAATGAGATTTTTTGTCTCCGCTTTCTTCTTCCTTGTGTTGCTTACTTATACAGGTAAGCTTATAGTTCCCTAAATGCTAATTGGATTTACTTacttccttctttctctctctgtatTATTCTCTTTCTCAATTCCCTTCATTCTGTTTTGTAATTGTAGCTGCATATGATCCCTTGGATCCAAATGGGAACGTTACAATTAAATGGGATATCATGTCTTGGACCCCAGATGGCTATGTGGTGAGTAAAAGCTTATAGCAAATTTTCcaatatcaaaattaacatacatgtcaaaaaaaaaaaaaaaatgtctggAAAAGAATATATGTTGCCGACCTTGACTAATCTATTGAAGATTCAAATCAACCCCGAAAAGGGTTGTTATGAATCTTACTGAATTTAGAATTGTATGGATGACTATGCTTCTTTTCCAATATTTGGCAGGCGGTTGTAACATTGAACAATTTCCAAATGTACCGCCACATAATGAGTCCAGGTTGGACCTTAGGATGGACATGGGCTAAGAAGGAAGTGATATGGTCCATGGTAGGGGCTCAAGCCACTGAACAAGGAGACTGTTCCAAATTCAAAGGTGACATACCTCATTgttgcaagaaaattccaacagTTGTAGATCTGCTCCCTGGTGTCCCTTACAACCAGCAATTCACAAATTGCTGCAAAGGTGGTGTGGTGGCAGCATGGGGTCAAGATCCAACTGCTGCTGTCTCAGCCTTCCAATTGAGTGTTGGGCTAGCGGGTACTTCAAACAAGACAGTGAAACTTCCCAAGAACTTCACCTTGTTAGGTCCAGGGCCAGGGTACACCTGTGGCCCTGCTAAGGTTGTGCCTTCCACCGCTTTCCTCACACCAGACCGCCGCCGTAAGACTCAGGCACTCAGTAAGTTACATTGTCCCTTCTTCACATATATTGAAGTTTGTCAACTACTCCAGATGAATCTGTGTTCCACAATTCATTTTCTAAAACACCTTTCTTGTTTGAAAGATTACTTCTGTCTTGCAGAATTTGattttactataaataaatgatgtttttccagttattttaatcttttgatTCAGATTAGGCCAAAATTTACTGCTGGTACCCAACCTTTAACCCATGATCaattttagttcctaaagtttaAAGTGATCATTTTTAATTCCTTGAAAGCTTAGTCCTAAATGAAATAATGACGCAACAGTTTTTAGTTTGGCCATGTCATTTAGGATTCAAAGGGACTGCTAAAAGCAAACACTTTAAACTTCAAGAATTAAAATCACCAATGGCCTAACTTTTAGGATAAATGGTAGTATTTAAGGCTTCAGATTATGGGCAAAGTAATTTTTAGTCCTAAATTTGTCATTATGATCTGCTATACAAATACAATGGTTAACATCTTTCCTCTCATCTCATGCAGTGACATGGAACGTGACCTGCACTTATTCCCAGTTTCTTGCCAGGAAAAACCCAAGTTGTTGTGTTTCTTTCTCATCCTTCTACAATGACACAATCACTCCTTGCCCCTCTTGTGCTTGTGGTTGCCAGAACAAGAACAAGTGTGTCAAGTAAGTCTCTCCTTTTTAATATCTTGACTTCGAGGCATCTATCAAGTTGCAACATCATATCAAATGATGAATGTTGGTTTTACAGGAGCGACTCTAAAATTCTTCAAATGAAGGGAATAAACACTCCGAAGAAAGACAACACACCACTGTTGCAATGCACACACCACATGTGCCCTGTCCGGGTGCATTGGCATGTGAAGCAAAATTATAAGGACTATTGGCGTGTGAAGCTTGCTGTTACAAACTTCAACTATCGGATGAACTACACGCTTTGGAGTCTAGTTGTTCAGCATCCAAATCTCAACAATGTGACACAAGTTTTCAGCTTTGATTACAAACCTCTTGTTCCCTACGAATCTATAAGTAAGTGCaataaatttccattttttaCACTATTACAGGATTGAATTTCGGTTCAGGTGTGTGACAATATTCAATGTCACTTTATATGCAGATGACACAGGTATGTTCTACGGCATGAAATACTATAATGACTTACTCATGGAAGCTGGACCATTTGGTAACATTCAGTCAGAGGTGCTTCTTCAAAAGGACAAGAACACTTTCACCTTCAAGCAAGGAT is a genomic window of Quercus lobata isolate SW786 chromosome 2, ValleyOak3.0 Primary Assembly, whole genome shotgun sequence containing:
- the LOC115976263 gene encoding COBRA-like protein 4 — its product is MRFFVSAFFFLVLLTYTAAYDPLDPNGNVTIKWDIMSWTPDGYVAVVTLNNFQMYRHIMSPGWTLGWTWAKKEVIWSMVGAQATEQGDCSKFKGDIPHCCKKIPTVVDLLPGVPYNQQFTNCCKGGVVAAWGQDPTAAVSAFQLSVGLAGTSNKTVKLPKNFTLLGPGPGYTCGPAKVVPSTAFLTPDRRRKTQALMTWNVTCTYSQFLARKNPSCCVSFSSFYNDTITPCPSCACGCQNKNKCVKSDSKILQMKGINTPKKDNTPLLQCTHHMCPVRVHWHVKQNYKDYWRVKLAVTNFNYRMNYTLWSLVVQHPNLNNVTQVFSFDYKPLVPYESINDTGMFYGMKYYNDLLMEAGPFGNIQSEVLLQKDKNTFTFKQGWAFPRKVYFNGDECMLPPPDTYPHLPNSAPKSLLALSTLISSLIFLLISIW